TCTTGCAGCAAAGTTTCCCTCTATTAAACATGAAACAAGATTCAAAATAATAGTAGCTGATCCAAGGAAAACTAGGACAGCCATACATGCCGATCTACATCTTCAACATAGACCAGGTACAGATTCTTACTTAATTAATGCTATGACAAAGATCATAATTGACCATGATCTTATAGATAAGGAATTCGTTGAAAATAGAACAATAGGTTATGAAGAACTAGTAAAATCCCTTAAGGATTTCAATATAGAATATGCTTCACGAGTTACAAATGTTCCTCTAAAACTAATTGAGGAAGCAGCTATAACTTATGCAACCAATAAGCCCTCAACAATCTATTATGGAATGGGTATTACACAGCATAGGAATGGAACAGCTCTTGTTCAAGCACTGGTAAATCTTGCATTAATAACTGGTAATATAGGTAAGCCTGGAGCAGGTGTTTGCCCGGTTCGTGGACAAGCCAATGTTCAAGGAGCTTGCGATATGGGTGCTCTCTCAGATTTTTATCCTGGTTATAGAGCGGTCAACCCAGAAAACGCGAAAATCATGGAAAAGCTATGGGGAACAAAAGTACCCGAAGAAAAAGGAATGTATTCGAGTGAAATGTGGTTGGAAGCACAGCTTGGAAAAATAGATTTTCTCTACATAATGGGTGAGAACCCATTACTCTCTGAACCTGGATACTATAGGATACTTAGAGCTCTTAGAAGAATAGATTTCATAGTTGTACAAGATATATTTCTAACTGAAACTGCGAGAGAAGCAGACCTAGTATTGCCTGCTTCTCTATGGGCTGAAAAAACGGGAACTATGACAAATACTGAGAGAAGAGTCCAGCTTATCGATAAAATAGTTGATCCGCCTGGAGAGGCTAGGTCCGATATTGATATATTGTTAATGATATATAAGGAGCTCGGAATCACACCCTTATATAATGGGCCTAAAGAAGTATTTGAAGAAATACGTAGAGTAGTGCCAGCTTATCACGGCATAACATATGAGAGACTAATAAGTAATAGATATGGAATACAATGGCCTTGTCCAGACGAAAAACATCCTGGAACCCCAATATTACATGTAGAGAAATTTCCTACACCAGATGGTAGAGCCAGAATTATACCTGTAAAACCGGAAATTACTGTTAAAACAACTAAGGATTACCCATATATATTAATAAATGGTAGATTAATATCGCATTACAACACGGGAACAATGACTAGAAGAATATTGGAACTATTATTGAAAGAGAGCTCCTCAATTCTAATTATTAGCCCTGAGGACGCTGAAAAGCTTAATTTATTGGATAGAGACGTGGTGGAACTAGAAACTCCATATGGCAAGGAAAGAATAAAGGTAAGGATTTCGCCAGAGGTGCCTCCAGGAGTATTGTTCGTTCCTAACCACTTCGTTGATCCACCAGTTAACTCTGTTACCGGAGACATAATCGACCAAGAGTCAGGTATACCGGAATATAAAGGAATACCGGCCAGAATCAATGTTCTAAAATAACTT
This is a stretch of genomic DNA from Staphylothermus hellenicus DSM 12710. It encodes these proteins:
- the fdhF gene encoding formate dehydrogenase subunit alpha; translation: MGAEFKYTICPFCGAGCGIYLIVKNGAVVGVERVRDHPVSAGVLCPKGVYSWKLIRHPERLTQPLLRRERGFRPISWKQAIKIIAEKIREVRKDDPNRAYLLSSAKCTNEENYLMQKLARTVIGTNNIDHCARLCHSPTVVALLRSLGSAAMTNSINDVVNAKTLFIIGYNPAESHPGLFRHIMAARIKHSSPSASRILAAKFPSIKHETRFKIIVADPRKTRTAIHADLHLQHRPGTDSYLINAMTKIIIDHDLIDKEFVENRTIGYEELVKSLKDFNIEYASRVTNVPLKLIEEAAITYATNKPSTIYYGMGITQHRNGTALVQALVNLALITGNIGKPGAGVCPVRGQANVQGACDMGALSDFYPGYRAVNPENAKIMEKLWGTKVPEEKGMYSSEMWLEAQLGKIDFLYIMGENPLLSEPGYYRILRALRRIDFIVVQDIFLTETAREADLVLPASLWAEKTGTMTNTERRVQLIDKIVDPPGEARSDIDILLMIYKELGITPLYNGPKEVFEEIRRVVPAYHGITYERLISNRYGIQWPCPDEKHPGTPILHVEKFPTPDGRARIIPVKPEITVKTTKDYPYILINGRLISHYNTGTMTRRILELLLKESSSILIISPEDAEKLNLLDRDVVELETPYGKERIKVRISPEVPPGVLFVPNHFVDPPVNSVTGDIIDQESGIPEYKGIPARINVLK